A region of the Candidatus Methylomirabilota bacterium genome:
CAGCCGGGCGCTGTGCCAGGGATCCGGCACCCGGCTGTTGGTGAGATACGCGAAGGACACGCCGGAATCGGGATCGGCCCAGCAGTACGAGGAGCCCACCCCACCGTGGCCGAACGTCCGCGGCGACGCGATGCTACCGAGCCCGCGGATGGTCTCGGTGGTGCCCCGCACGTGCGGGCCCAGCGCCCGATGCATGGGCATGCCCATGTAGCCGTCGACCCGATCTCCGGTGACGCTTCGCGTGACGTACTGCACCATGCGGGTCGACAGCAGGCGCTTGCCGTTCAGCGTGCCGCCGGCCACGAGCATCTGGTAGAAGGCGGCCATCGCGCGGGCGCTGGCATAGCCGCCTCCGCCCGGCGTGCCCGCCCGGCGGAAGGGCGCGTTGTTCTCCTCAGCCCGCTTCACCGGCCCTCCGGGTACCGGCTCGTGCATGTCGACCGCGCGGGCGTGCTCGGCGTCCGGCAGGCCGACGAACAGCTCCTGCCCCAGTCCCAGCGGCTCGATGACCTGCTCGCGGATGAACGCGCGATAGTCGGTCTTGGTGAGGCTTTCGATCAGCACCGCGGCCACCCAGTGCGCGGCGCGGCTGTGATAGTGCACGCGCGAGCCCGGCGTCCACTCCAGCGTGAATCCGCACACCGCGCGCCGCAGCAGCTCGTGGTCGTCCCACGCGGCCGCGGGCACGTCCGCATTCGGAAAACCGCCCCGGTGGCTCAAGAGCTGGACGATCGTGATGTCGCCCTTGCCGTTGGCCTCGAAGCCGGGCACGTGCTCGGCCACCCGGTCCGTGAAGCGGAGCGCGCCCTGCTCGGCGAGCACCCAGACCGCGCAGGCGGTGACGACCTTCGTGTTCGAGTAGAGCAGCCACAGGGTGTCGTCGCGCGCGGCGGCGCGCGCCGGGTCGATCCGCGCGTCCCCGAAGGTCCGGAACAACGCCAGCTTGCCGTCGCGGGCCAGCGCGATCTGGGCCCCCGGATAGCGCCCCTCGGCCAGATGGCGGGTGATCAGCTCCTGCAGCCGCTCGAGCGGGCGGGGATCGAGGCCGACAGACGACGGGGTCGCGGCGGACAAGGGAACGGTCATCGGTACCTCCTCAGGAGTTCAGCCTCAGGGAACGGATCAGATCCACGACGCGCAGCAGCTCGCCGCCGTCCCGCACCATGTGCCGGTCGCCCGCCTGCCCCCACCGCAACATGCCGTCGCGATCGATGACGAACGTCGAGCGGTAGGCCACGTTGCGGTCCTGGTCCAGCACGCCGTAGGCAGAGATGACCGACCGGTGCACGTCGCTCAGGAGCGGAAAGGGAAACGGATGCGCCTGCAGGAATGCGGTGTGACAGAAGGGACTATCGCCGCTGATCGCGAGCAAGCAGGCGCCTCGCTGCTCGAGCGCGGCCGCGACCTGGCCCAGGCCGGTGAGCTCGGGCGTTCAGATGCCACCGAAGTCGTAGCAGTAGAAGCCGAGCACCACGTCGCGGCCCCGGTACTCGCGGAGCGAGATGGGACGACCCGTCGTGGCGGGCAGCTCGAATTCCGGCGCGGCCTGGCCCCATCGAAGCGGCGTCACGGGGCGCATTCTGGAGACTTTCGTCGGGGGAGTCAACCGTCGGAGAGAAGGCGCCCGCGGCTGGACGACGGATGGTACTTGGTGCCGAAGGGGGGACTCGAACCCCCACGGGTTGCCCCACACGCCCCTCAAACGTGCGCGTCTGCCAATTCCGCCACTTCGGCGCCGGCGAGGGCACAGTATGCCGTGCCCTCGCGAGGCTTGTCAATTCAGCGGCCGAGCCGGACGACGCGCCCGACGCGCGACTGGCGCAGACGGGGGTCGAGCGCGTCGCGAATCCCCTCCCCCACCAGGTTGTAGGAGAGCACCGTGACCAGGATCGCGAGGCCGGGATAGAGCGTCAGCCACCAGG
Encoded here:
- a CDS encoding serine hydrolase domain-containing protein; translated protein: MTVPLSAATPSSVGLDPRPLERLQELITRHLAEGRYPGAQIALARDGKLALFRTFGDARIDPARAAARDDTLWLLYSNTKVVTACAVWVLAEQGALRFTDRVAEHVPGFEANGKGDITIVQLLSHRGGFPNADVPAAAWDDHELLRRAVCGFTLEWTPGSRVHYHSRAAHWVAAVLIESLTKTDYRAFIREQVIEPLGLGQELFVGLPDAEHARAVDMHEPVPGGPVKRAEENNAPFRRAGTPGGGGYASARAMAAFYQMLVAGGTLNGKRLLSTRMVQYVTRSVTGDRVDGYMGMPMHRALGPHVRGTTETIRGLGSIASPRTFGHGGVGSSYCWADPDSGVSFAYLTNSRVPDPWHSARLDVISNTAHAAILSDR
- a CDS encoding peroxiredoxin family protein codes for the protein MRPVTPLRWGQAAPEFELPATTGRPISLREYRGRDVVLGFYCYDFGGIUTPELTGLGQVAAALEQRGACLLAISGDSPFCHTAFLQAHPFPFPLLSDVHRSVISAYGVLDQDRNVAYRSTFVIDRDGMLRWGQAGDRHMVRDGGELLRVVDLIRSLRLNS